The segment CCATAGGTATGATGTTAATGAATGGCATATAGCGGGTTTTATAAATGATTACACAGACAGCGTACTCGAATATCCTGTTGTTGGAAAGACAGATGACATTGCACGTTTTGTTAATGAAGGGTTCTTTTTTTCCTTTGCGGTTCATCCCATAGAAAAGGGGTTAGTGCGAGACCGTCTTTTCAAAAAAATGACTATTCCCGAAAGGCAGCTCGCAACTATTGTTCATCCATCCTCTTTTATCGCTCAAACTGCAACGATATCTTCAGGGGCTTTTATTATGAGTGGCTGCTATATTGGGCATCATACTAGCATAGGAAAATCTGCTTTTATAAAGGCTAATTGTT is part of the Dethiosulfovibrio salsuginis genome and harbors:
- a CDS encoding PglD-related sugar-binding protein is translated as MQKKLLIIGGEGNGGVVASCIEDMTHRYDVNEWHIAGFINDYTDSVLEYPVVGKTDDIARFVNEGFFFSFAVHPIEKGLVRDRLFKKMTIPERQLATIVHPSSFIAQTATISSGAFIMSGCYIGHHTSIGKSAFIKANCSVFHHSKVGDLAHIVNGSTIGSYTEVGRASDVCMASTVLTKVKIGDFSVLGAKSLATRDIADREVHVGTPAKYFRHVE